CACTTTGCAGCAGTTTTTTCAACCGTACGAAGCCATTGTCGCACGCTTTGGTGGTGATGAATTTATTGTTCTCCTTCATTTAAAAGAAGAGCAATCAATCTCCATAATAGCTCAAAACTTATACGATTCATTAACTTCACTTGTATTGACAGTCAATGATGATGTCGTGCAATTAGAATTTAGTATAGGTGTAAGCACGAATGAGCATGGTTACATTACGCAGCTCGAACAATTAATCCATCATGCTGATAGTGCACTTTATGCATCAAAACGGAATGGACGTAACCAAATAACACTCTATAACCAATATAACAATGTGGGAAATAGTAAATAAAGGAAAATGTTTACTAGTCCTTACTTACAATCGTGGCTAAACATCCGTGACCTTTCTAAGGACAAAACAATGTAATATCTTACTAGTAGATGTGTAAGGTATTGTAAAGTCCATAAAAAGCGAGCGGATTTTTTTTGACATAAAAACAACAGTTGAATGCAGTACCGTGTGCTTCACTTCCTTGTGTTGCACGTGATTCTTCTATCCGCTTGCAAACCAATTAAGCAGTAAGCAATCAAGAGTTAATGTCAGTAGCAAGAGGAAAAATTTTTTTATCAATAATGAATCGGAAGGTATTTGGCAAACGTCAGTAGTGTAGAAAGAAGGTGACGCAGCAATGGAGATTGAACAAATAATTGCAGAGCACGGGGATTATCTACTGAAGGTTGCCTATCTATATGTGAAGAATGAAGCAACGGCAGAAGACATTGTTCAAGATGTGTTTATTGCCTATTATCAAAAGCAACAGCAGTTTCGACAAGAATCATCTTTACGTACATATTTAGTTAAAATGACAGTCAATCGCAGTCACGATTATTTACGCAGTTGGAAAAGTAAACGGCTGTCATTATTTGAGAAAATAACAGGACGCACAACGACCATTACGCCGGAAAAAGAATTACTCGCTAAATCGACAAAACAGGAGCTAGTAGCAGCTTTATTCACTTTATCAGTGCCATACAGAGAGGTTCTAATTCTCTATTATTTTGAGGAAATGACCACTGTAGATATTGCGCAGCTAGTGCATTGCCCAGAAGCTACGATTCGAACAAGGTTGCAGCGGGCAAGAAAACAACTAGCTTCAATAATTGGTGACTATGATTGGGAGGTGTTACGTTATGAATCAATTTAAAAAAAACGTGTTAAAAGAGCTACAGCATGTAAAGCTGTCCGCTGAAAAAAAGCAACAGATTGCACAAAAAGCTAGGAGTAGAAATAGACAAAAACAGAATAGCCAGCGGCAGTATCGTATTGTGTTAGCAGCATTTACATTGCTTGCCATTGGTTTTAGCGTCCTTGTCACACTAAAAACGGAACATCCTACAAGGACAATGCAAGGAGCGACTTTACAGCAAGAAACAAATAGATGGAGCTTATGGATGCTTTTAGAGCATGATTGGATAAAAGGTTTAGTGCTTTTAAGTCTCTTTGTCACTATAGCATTGTGGATCAAGCGTATATTGCTGAAAAAAGGATATGGCTTGCCAGTATGTATGGCGTGTGGAGAAGAATGGACTGCTAAGCAAGTCCGAAAATATTATTGGAAAAATGGGCAAATGTCTTGCCCACATTGTCAAAAAGTACATTATCGCACAAAAAAGTCAGTACAATTAAATGGATTCCTCAATTTGCCTATACCATTTATGGTTTTTATAAATTATTTCTTTAGTAATCCTTTAATGGGTATTAGTTTTTATATCGTAAGTGTAGCCATTTATCTTTATATTTTAATTCCTGTTGTCATGAAATTACAGGAAGATGACCCTAGCAATGAACCACTGTGGTAAGTTTCTATGAGGACGATACGACATATAAAAAGTCTCTTTTTATATGAATTTGTCAAAAACGATTGACAACTGTTTTTATTTGCTTTATCTTTTGGTTAACTTATTTTGAAAATAGGTTAACTAAAAGGGGGATTTTCGTTTGAAGAAGAGTAGTACTTACAATTATGTGTTAGCGGCATTCGGAGCGGCTATTATCGCAGTTCTTGCACAGGTAACGATTCCGCTACCATTGATTCCAATTACAGGACAAACTTTAGCAGTAGGCTTAGTTGTCACAATATTAGGTACAAAGCTTGGTACACTATCTGTACTGGTATATATTTTACTTGGCACAGCAGGAATACCTGTCTTTAGTGGTATGTCAGGAGGATATGGTATTATCATAGGACCAACTGGCGGATATATTGTAGGCTTCCTTGCAGCGGCTGTTTTAATGGGGATATACTTAGATAAATTTGGTATTACTTATGTACAAGCTATTATTGCCAACATTATCGGCATGGTAGTAACATTGGCATTCGGTACAGTGTGGTTGAAAATTGTTGGAGATTTAACATGGACTGCAGCCTTTATGGGAGGAGCCGCACCATTTATCATTGTAGGTATTCTAAAAGCAGTACTTGCTGCATGGCTTGGTGTTGTTGTACGTCGACGCTTAGTAAGTGCACATTTAATTGAAGCAGTAGCATAGGAGGTTAAAGGATGGCAACGCTTTGGACAGGTGGAACAATTTATACGATGGAACGAGCTGGTGAAACAGTTGAAGCTATTCTTGAAAAAGACGGCAAAATTGTGGCAGTAGGAACGGTGGATACGCTATTACCACAAGCAACAGCTGTCCAGCATTTGCAAGGGAACATTATGTACCCAGGGTTTGTCGATAGCCATTTACATATTATTGGCTATGGAGAGAAGTTAATGCATATAGATGTTTCAAACGTAACTAGTAAGGATGAGCTGCTCCAAATCATTGGTGCACGTATGGAAGGTGTTTCGGCAGAGCAATGGGTCGTTGCCATTGGTATGAATGAAACAGCATATACAGAGCCCATTTTTCCAACTTTGTCAGAGCTTGATGCACTTGGTGAAGCTCATTTGATTATTAAACGAAGCTGCCATCATTTAATTTTAGCTAATTCTAAAGCACTTGCATTTGCAGGGATTACCAATGAATTACCTTCTCCAGAAGGTGGCATTATTGAAAAAAAACACGGTCAATTAACAGGTGTTTTAAAAGATACAGCGTTGTACATGATTGTTAACCACATGCCTTATTATACACCTGCATATATAGAGGAAGCGCTTCAAAAGGCCATTGCATCTCTTCAATCCTATGGTTTAGTTGGAGGGCATTCAGAAGATTTAAGCTACTTCGGACCACCGAGTCAACCAATTCATGCTTTTCGTAAAATTGTGGATGCCCAAAAATCGTTTAAAGTGCATTTATTGCAGCACCATTCCGTTTTTGAGGAAGTTGCTCTGTTAAACGAACAATCAACGCCTTATGTGGAATTTGGTGCCATGAAAATATTCGTCGATGGTGCTTTCGGTGGTCATACTGCTGCGCTACGTGAGCCTTATTGTGATGATCCAGACAATTATGGCATACTTGTTCATTCAAGCGCGCAATTAGAGCAATATGTGCAACTTGCACGGCGCTATGGACAAACAGTAGCTGTGCACGCAATCGGGGATTTAGCCATTGAGACAATACTAGATGTTTTTGCGGCATATCCACCACTTGAAGGACAATTAGATCGTTTAATTCATTGTAGCCTAGTTGATGAAGCCATTTTAGACAAGTTGGCAACATTACCGGTAGCTGTAGATATGCAACCACAATTTGTGCAGGGCGAATATTTAGCTGAAATAGTAAAATTAGGTGAGAAACGTTCGCAAGGTTTACATCCACTAAAATCTCTTTTAGATAGAGGGCTGATTGTAGCAGGTGGTAGTGATGCACCCATTGAAGTGCCGAATCCGTTATACGGAATTTATGCTGCCGTGGCAAGACGTAATTTTGGAGAGAGTCATGAAGGCTTTGGTCCTCAGGAGAAAATTTCGCGCTTTGAAGCAGTGCGTTTGTATACAGTAGGGTCTGCTGAAATCATCGGTCAGGAGCATAAGCGAGGTAAGATAAAAGAAGGCTTTAGTGCTGATTTTACCGTGTTCGACGATGATATTTTTACAGTTGATATTGAACAAATCCCACATATTCAAGTGGCATATACAGTTGTCGATGGTCGTATCGTTTATAAACAGACAAAAAATCGTTGTGAGGCATAGCCACACAACGATTTTTTTAGTGTTTCTCCAAATCTTGGACACGTGTTGTCAGCTCATCCACTTGTTGTTGTAGTTTGTCTCGAGATGGAAGGACGGCAGTAGACTTTACATTTTTAATCATTTTTATCATAACGAAAAACATAGCAATAAAAATGAGAAGAATAAAAATAGTACTAATGATGTCACCAATATATAGTTGCAACTAGATTTCCCCTCCTAATTTATTTGCTATCTTTATTTACTGGATGGGCAAGTAAAAAGTTTCAATTTTTTATCGAGCATGGCATACAAATATGACAATTGCCTCAAGTAAGGGCGTAAATAAATGCCGCATATGTTTAAATGCGCTTACAAGTCGCATGAAAAGTATGGGTGCCATTACATACAGCCGTATTGGATAACATTTTCTATGTTGAGAGTAAATTGAATTACAATATCTATCATACGTTAGTAAGAAGAAATAACTTAAAACGGATGCAAATTGTCAAACAGGAAATGGGATAGTACGAAACTGGGGTGAGGGAATGCAAAAAGCACGTCAAATTATGCGACAAGCCATCTATAACATTTATACGTATCGCATCGACTATATACGGGTTTTCGTTATGATTCGTGTATGTCAGTTTTCACTAGTAATACCGGTGTCAACACTCGTTTTCAATGTAATGCTAAATGTAACGGGCTACACGCATATAACGGAACAAAATATACAAAGTTTTTTAATGCACCCCTTTGTCATAGCGATGATGTTCCTTTTAGTCATGGTTGTATTGCTCTTTATTTACTATGAGATGGGTTTTCTGTTTATTATGGCTTTTAATCAGCAACAGGGTACTCGTTATCGGTTTTTAACAATGTGGCAACAACTAAATCGTAAACTTCCTTATTTTTATAGCTTACAAGTTCTTTATTTAATCGTCTATATAGCTCTTTTATTGCCCTTAGCTTCATTTTTATTCCCTCTTTCGTTAACACAAGGGATAGCTATTCCACACTTTATGACAAATGAAATAATGGGTACACCTACAGGTAGAATACTGTATGCTGCTGTTGCTAGTATCTTAGTGATGGTTGGAATAAGGAGTATGTTGACATTACCTATTTTTACAATACAGCCAAAAATTTCACTAAGGCAATCATTTCTCCAAAGTTGGCGTTTTTCAAGACGGGGCTTGTTTAAACTACTTGTATTATTGGCAATGGTTTTAACGGTTCATTTATTACTTTTAATAGTTGTAACAGTAGTTGGTGCACTACCACTATTTTTCTTGGAACGATTTATGCCAAGCGCAGCGCTGTTAACAGCAGGATTTACTTTGGCATTTCTTGAAATGGCCTTTGTTGTACTATTTTGTTTGTTGCAAGCTATATTTTCACAAGTCATGGTTGCGATGACGTATGATGTTCGTGTATTTGCGCCGACAAGAAACGCTTTTAAAAACAAACGCTATTTCCCTTTGCCACTAGTGCTTTGTGTTATTTTTTCAATTTTAAGCATGATCAATATTTTTTCGTTAGAGAAAAGTTTGTACGCACCAGATACTAAAATTATTGCACATCGTGGTTATACAGCAGGCAATGTGGAAAATACAATTAGCGGGCTTGTTAGTGCAGCGAATGCAGGTGCAGACTTAATTGAACTAGATATTCAGCAAACGGTAGATGGAGAATTTGTGGTCTTTCATGATCGTACATTAAGGCGTCTAGCAGGGAAAAATGGTGTTATTGCCAATATGACGCTAAGTGAATTAAAAACCATTACGATTTATGAGAATGGGATGAGCGATAAAATTTCTTCATTGGATGATTTTATCGAAATTGCAAAGGCGCTAGATGTTACATTACTCATTGAATTAAAAGTACATGGGAAAGAAAGAGAAGACCTATTGCCTCGATTAGTAGAAAAGTTACGTGCCTATAAAGTGCTCG
This DNA window, taken from Lysinibacillus sp. FSL M8-0337, encodes the following:
- a CDS encoding amidohydrolase — its product is MATLWTGGTIYTMERAGETVEAILEKDGKIVAVGTVDTLLPQATAVQHLQGNIMYPGFVDSHLHIIGYGEKLMHIDVSNVTSKDELLQIIGARMEGVSAEQWVVAIGMNETAYTEPIFPTLSELDALGEAHLIIKRSCHHLILANSKALAFAGITNELPSPEGGIIEKKHGQLTGVLKDTALYMIVNHMPYYTPAYIEEALQKAIASLQSYGLVGGHSEDLSYFGPPSQPIHAFRKIVDAQKSFKVHLLQHHSVFEEVALLNEQSTPYVEFGAMKIFVDGAFGGHTAALREPYCDDPDNYGILVHSSAQLEQYVQLARRYGQTVAVHAIGDLAIETILDVFAAYPPLEGQLDRLIHCSLVDEAILDKLATLPVAVDMQPQFVQGEYLAEIVKLGEKRSQGLHPLKSLLDRGLIVAGGSDAPIEVPNPLYGIYAAVARRNFGESHEGFGPQEKISRFEAVRLYTVGSAEIIGQEHKRGKIKEGFSADFTVFDDDIFTVDIEQIPHIQVAYTVVDGRIVYKQTKNRCEA
- a CDS encoding biotin transporter BioY, which gives rise to MKKSSTYNYVLAAFGAAIIAVLAQVTIPLPLIPITGQTLAVGLVVTILGTKLGTLSVLVYILLGTAGIPVFSGMSGGYGIIIGPTGGYIVGFLAAAVLMGIYLDKFGITYVQAIIANIIGMVVTLAFGTVWLKIVGDLTWTAAFMGGAAPFIIVGILKAVLAAWLGVVVRRRLVSAHLIEAVA
- a CDS encoding sigma-70 family RNA polymerase sigma factor, with the protein product MEIEQIIAEHGDYLLKVAYLYVKNEATAEDIVQDVFIAYYQKQQQFRQESSLRTYLVKMTVNRSHDYLRSWKSKRLSLFEKITGRTTTITPEKELLAKSTKQELVAALFTLSVPYREVLILYYFEEMTTVDIAQLVHCPEATIRTRLQRARKQLASIIGDYDWEVLRYESI
- a CDS encoding glycerophosphodiester phosphodiesterase, producing MQKARQIMRQAIYNIYTYRIDYIRVFVMIRVCQFSLVIPVSTLVFNVMLNVTGYTHITEQNIQSFLMHPFVIAMMFLLVMVVLLFIYYEMGFLFIMAFNQQQGTRYRFLTMWQQLNRKLPYFYSLQVLYLIVYIALLLPLASFLFPLSLTQGIAIPHFMTNEIMGTPTGRILYAAVASILVMVGIRSMLTLPIFTIQPKISLRQSFLQSWRFSRRGLFKLLVLLAMVLTVHLLLLIVVTVVGALPLFFLERFMPSAALLTAGFTLAFLEMAFVVLFCLLQAIFSQVMVAMTYDVRVFAPTRNAFKNKRYFPLPLVLCVIFSILSMINIFSLEKSLYAPDTKIIAHRGYTAGNVENTISGLVSAANAGADLIELDIQQTVDGEFVVFHDRTLRRLAGKNGVIANMTLSELKTITIYENGMSDKISSLDDFIEIAKALDVTLLIELKVHGKEREDLLPRLVEKLRAYKVLDTYYVQSSDAQLMTQLKNITPHLRVGIVYALNIGPLDHLTVDFIALEASWVDESLIAELNAQHLDLFIWTLNKDRSLQEFIEKNVSGVITDHPDIALEIRAKQSEQQYFLQRVLNRLSFIF
- a CDS encoding TIGR04104 family putative zinc finger protein, coding for MNQFKKNVLKELQHVKLSAEKKQQIAQKARSRNRQKQNSQRQYRIVLAAFTLLAIGFSVLVTLKTEHPTRTMQGATLQQETNRWSLWMLLEHDWIKGLVLLSLFVTIALWIKRILLKKGYGLPVCMACGEEWTAKQVRKYYWKNGQMSCPHCQKVHYRTKKSVQLNGFLNLPIPFMVFINYFFSNPLMGISFYIVSVAIYLYILIPVVMKLQEDDPSNEPLW